agacagaaaaaaaaagcaaaagaaaatgactCTTCTAAGGAATAAAGGCACACACAGGCATAATTGCACAGTGTTGCGAAACGGTAAAGGGACAATACATGTAGTGTATAGGCCGGCATATGCAACTTCAGCAGAAGATTACGGGCCTTGTGAACATTGCTTGGGCTATTATGTGAGAAGGGATTTGTGGAAACACAATTGCCCTCTGAAACCATCTCGCCAAAAGAAGAAGCATGAAAGGCCagcaaaaacatgcaaactACTCTTACCACCTCCAAGGGGTGTATCGCCTGGATTAAATAAAGTGCTACTGACAATGAAGGATGATAAGATCTCTAGGATTGCTAAGAGCGACAATCTAATAACAGAGATGGCTGAAAGGCAGTATCGTGTTCATGGACATGATAGAGACAAAGAGACAGACATAAGAAACAAAATGAGGGAGTCCGGACGCCTTCTTTCTAAGCTTCGGAAGATATGACAGACAACAAGAATGCTCCTATGAGTGAATTCATTCACCCGAGGAAGTTCATGACCGTGGTAGCAGCAGTGAAGGAGGTCGCTGGGTATGATGAAGAGACACATCAATACAAAATACCATCCCTAGCATTGAAATTAGAACACACTTTGCAGAAAATGGCCAAAGTACAACAAGGCAAGGGATCCGGAAGTGGAGATGACAATATGTACCACAATGCGAAGAAATTCAGTGAGCGTTGCACAAGTGATTGGTCATGCTTCATTTCCTCCAGTGCCCTCAGGACTCTGCATGAACAGAAAAGGAATCACGGTAAGCTTCTCCCTCTCACAGAAGATGTTGTTCATCTTACTAACTTCTTGAAGGAAAGGGGAAGAAAAAGTTACCAAAGACTGGCTGCAGATACAAGTGATTCAGAAGCATGGAATGACTTGAATGAAGTAACTCTAGCCCAAATTACCATGTTCAACAGAAGAAGAACTGGAGAAATGTCAAAAATGAAGCTTAGTGACTACAAGAATTTAGATGGATTACCAGATTCAACTGTTATCAAGTCCCTTTCCCAACTCGAAAAGGAATTGTGCAAGAAGTTGTCTCGGGTGGAGCTTGTTGGGAGAAGAGGCAGATCGGTCCCTGCCCTACTAACATCAGAGATGGAGGAATGGATTTCTGCTCTTGTTGATAACCGACATCAAGCAGGAGTCAACCCAGAAAATGAGTACTTGTTTGCTCGATCTCATAGTATGTCACTGGGGCATATTCGAGCTAGTGACTGTCTACGCAAGTTTAGCTATCTGAGTGAGGTCAAGCATCCAGATACAATCACAGGAACACGGCTGAGGAAACAGCTGGGAACCTTGTGCCAGCTCCTCAGCTTGAAGGAAAATGAGATGGATATCGTGGCCAATTTCCAAGGACATGACTTGCATGTACATAGAGATTTCTACAGACTCCCAAATGAAGTGCTGCAAGTGGCTAAAGTATCCAAGATCCTACTTTCGATGGAACAAGGTGGGGAAGGACCCTCTCAAGGTGAAACACTGGATAGTGTGCCTGTGCTCAATGAAGGTAAATGaaagtttttatattttgtacattttgaaagttgtctgttgtcattttgttagcCTGAATGTTTAACCCTATTCTGacctggggagggggggggggggggtcaatttgatcCCCCCACAAAATCCCAGACTGCCATGCAACTCttgcaacttttgagaccaagttcaaaaaaattgGACACACAATTACACAACATCATGTAATGACGTGTCGAGCcaaaatttaatgaaaattgacattttgcatatattgtgttaaaaaaaaatgatattcctAAATTCCTCTATTACACTCCTAGTTGAGTCTTCTAGGCCTTTTGGCTTAATATCTTCCTTGTCTTGATACTTACCAAGATACATTTCTGAAACAAAAAATTCTGAAAGAAGTACACATTCAAGatgaaaacagtaaaatacataTTCTAAggaattgataaaacaatagaatacaaatttgcttgaattatttcataatttgCATGAATTGATAAAgcaatgaattatttttttttccaaaaatcaaatgcagggaTACTATTTACATGTGCAATGATGTTCttgcataatttcacatcaatcAGACCTTCCAGTCAGAAAGTGCTCACAAAAAGCCCAGACAGAATAGGGTTCAGCTACATGCTACCATGTTCAAGGCACCAGATAGTAATACAACAATGCCGACTCTGTTGATTGCTTATGTCATATTCTTGGAGTTAGTTGATAAAACCACAACAAATACTTCAAGAATTAAATGTATCGTTTTATTAGGAAAGTTTAAATATTTATTCAAATACTTCTGTATTACAAACTTATGTACACCATCAATAAATGTGCTTTAGTTAGTTCAGTTCATAAATTGACTAGCCTAGAGGATTGCCTACACAGGTGATTGCTTATCatgtctttatcattattattattattatttattatgttCTTTCATCAGAGTAGTGCTTTCACTGATCATACACTGTTctacggggggaggggggggggggggagggggggggctaAGTACATGCTAACATACCAAAACAACACATACAACCTGCACATATTATAACACAGAATTTGTAAACATTAATCAATCATGAAGTTTTACAGTTGCTGCGATTCATACAAACACTTTTAATATCAGTTTAGAATTAACTGTACAAACTACATTTTCTACTTTCTCTGTACACATTCCTCTACATATGAAACTATATAGTCTTTTTGATgcaatgttaatttgttttttgGTAGAACTTGGCGATGACTACGGGGCAGATAGACTGTCAGATGCAGAGGAAGCAATAAGTGAGTCACATTCTCTGTGTCTGGATGCAGAGTCTTTGGTGGATCCAGTGAGAGGTACAAAGAGAAAACACCCGCCTATGACGAGGAATCGGAATATCAAGAAATGGAAGCAATGGAGTCCAGGTGAAAAAGCAGCAGTCCAACGTCACTTCCATCAACTTATTTTGACCAACACTCTTCCTCGTAAATCACAAATTGAGCAGTGCTTAAAAGAGGAGCCCATCTTGCGTGAAAGAACCTGGCGTAATATCAAAGATTACATTCGCAACAGTTTCAAGCAAAACAAAGCCTGCAGGTAAAAAGACTGTAGACTTCTCTTAAACATCTACAGTGAAAGACTTGCACACAACATTGGTATATGTCATTTTTCTATAACAGCAACAAATGGTTAAGAATAAGGCCGAATATTTTAGCAAATCGAATATTCAAGTTGTAGTCGGCATCTATAAGTAACACAAACTTTAACCGTAAATGACTGAGATATGGTAAGTTCAAACCCATAGGCCCGAATTATCGAAGGAGGTTTAAACCCCCACCTGGTTTAAACACCTTCCTAGGTTTTTTAAGTGTACGCGCACACTGAATGTGGTTCAATCATGTATTTCTTTAAGCGTGCACATGCAAGTTTAAAGCAAAAGAAAGGCTGCAGTTAAAAAGACTGTGGACTTAAACGCTAATCTGAAAGTTTACCTGGTAAATGATTCTGTTAACCAGTTAAGATTGGATTTGCAAATGATTACCATGTGTAAAGTGTTGTGCTAAAGAAAAATTTCTCTCCACTTTGCCTATTGTTTGCTCATGCATTAATACCTATTAATACAGGATGCCTTTCTTTTTgacaaatttacttttttatttgaaaGTTTGCAATGGAACTAAAGGTGGGCATCTATCTAATGGTCATTTGATTAGATAACACAGTGTAAGTAGATCATCTTCAATGAAAAACTTACACACTGTATTGTTATATGTCATCAAGCAGTATGCATTAAgtgcttgttttttatattctttgagTGTTTATTAGTTTGCTGATTGAAAGGTGCGTTTGTGATAATGTTTTCTATACATGTTTGGAATTTTAGCACAAAAATTCCAAGTTCAGCTATAATCTTATGTTATGcaatagagagaaagagggacAAATCAAGAGCCAAATTGAAGTAAAGAAATGTCTCATTATCTTTGTTTAGAGCATAGTGTCGATAATATGTTTTTGATTCAGGCTAGGGTGGGTGTCAGTTATGTCAAATCTTAGAAGGACACTTATGTTTATAAAAATCAAAGACCAAAGCAATGAAAGCTAACTTTTTCATActtcttcgtatcaatgctaacggtgatcggcaatATCATCAACAGCACCCGCTACACTACCCGAACTACAGATATGCCCCTTTATCTCATCTCCTTTGCTTAGTCATTTGTTAATATACCTTAATCAATGTGCCAAAGTAGAGAATATTAAAGGACTTCAAGATAGTACTAATGGAGTTGGCCTTTATTGTACAATCTGTACAGAACTTGGGGTCAACAtgagtttcttttttattttcatactgtATAGCATGCTATTAGCATGCTATAGACATTAATACAAGTATGGCTTAAGTATTGCATAAAAATcataaatacaatacattaaaCAACTGGGTACTCTATGCAGTTGAGGTTTAAATCATGAATCACAAATATCATACAAAGTGATTTTGGATAAAACACTCTTTCAGAACATGAATGGTAACCTTTGGTTCAAAGCTGATGTTTGAGATAAGTAGCAATTTCTAAGTGTAAACTTTTTATTGTAGTCACTTGGTAAAGCGCTTTTGGGGTGAATCGTGCACCTTATGGTAAAagcatgaaacttggtacacaTTTACATGATGCCAATGCAAGTCGTTTCTGATATGGAAGCCACTCCGATTCTGCCTGTGGGGctgtggcggccatttttcaaaatggctgtcatgtaATATAGCAACTATAGAACCATCTCAACCTATGATTTGCGTTTATTGTTTGACATGTGATATTGCTTCTTCATTCTTTGGCAAAGGAAAGCGATCAGCATGGGAAACATGGATGGCTTATCCCGAAGTTTTACTAAAAATATCTTGCATTTATGAATGAACCTGAGCTTTTAGGTGTTGATGACAACATTTGACACTTTTAGGAGGTTTGTTGTCTTGATGTAAGACAATACAAGCATGACAACAAGTCTTTTAATGAAACAAGACTACATCTGTTTGCTAGAATTACATAATGATGTAAACAACATCTCTCTAACTAAAGGCACTCTCATCCAGCATGTAAGGAGAGCTGTATATCGAGCTGAGCACTCCTAGAGTCAGGTCTGTAAACTGATCATGAGCCTTCCTTCACCAGAATGATGGGACTGTCCTGGTAGGACAATGGTATGGGATCATCTCCCAGTTTGCTCAGAGCTTTTGCATTGCAGTTGCATCAAAGGATGTGAAAGGTGATGGGAGTGCAGAACCACTGTCCTTTCATTACAGCCCAGTGTAAATGTGAGGGATCTCACGAGTAGACTCTTGAGATAATTTGCAAATGACAGTTTTAGATGTATATTAATATGATGTGAATAATATCTACACtcagtaaaaaagaaagtaaacacttttttcaatttcatctttttcttagACTATCTGGCTAATAATggtgttttatatacatttgtGCCAAGATTAAGGtcatttaattggctatcaaccaaGTAGGTCAATAAAAACGGAAACTTTCTGCTTTCAGGAGtgaacacattctttttttttttctctttcaaggcacaaaagtaaaaattgcaaaaatggacaagttgGCATTCAAGCATAGGTGCTCTTCCATATAACCATGAGAACAAACGGCAAATCCAACACAATAAAAATGCCAATAATGTGCAAAAAATTAGCCTTTGATCTCTAAAGACTGTGTAACcctccaaagataaagaaaggcaaaaaaatagtgaaagaaaatgaagaatactgtaaaacaaggaatggaCAGACGTGTGCATTTCAAATTCTTCCATATAACCATGAGAACAAAAGGCAAATCCAACACAATAAAAATGCCAATAATGTGCAACAATTAGCCTTTGGTCTCTATAAAGTCTGTGTAACcctccaaagataaagaaaagcaaaaaatagtgaaaggaaatgaagaatactttaaaacaaggaatgttcgcgtacattttaatttcgtgaatttcgtgagcgccaagattcgcgaaaataaaattcatgtgaaagttctagtctacaatgtatgcattgcacggcagtggcaattcacgaaaatttcataccACAATGGAGGCCGTTGACTCCAATTCGAGAAAATTTCCTGCCGCGAATATATCTTGTGTTACAGTTTTCTGTCAAATCCATAGTCAAAAGGCATTTAGAGAAAAAGTTGTGATAACAAAGAAGGGGGAATTTGAAACATTAttccaaatgaaaatttgaaatattttgttctgGAATTTGTCTTAAGATtgcatttttaaatttttacaaGGTAAAATTAAGAAATTCTGTAGATTTTATCACCTTTGCGGCTTACTTCCCAAgtcatttaaagtttgaattaATAGAGAATTTTTATATTCCACCTTCAGTTCCccactatgtttttgttttgaatacaaAGGGAAACAAGGGAAAGAAAACTTATTTCTGCTGTTTCATTTATGTCTCCTATTGTGTTAAATTGATCTCTAGTAATCATTATCTtggagggcatttgcaaataaatttcaatatgttaatttcTTCAATTGTTACTTttctgccttggaggacaaaaataatggtagcCAATTAGATAATCTTTCATGTCATATGTGacaatgatttttatcaaaatcttctatcAAAAATCAACTAGAAAAAgtgtttacctttttttttttgctgaatgtaTTATAGTTATTATAGTTCTTCTATCCACATATTGTGTCCctgttctttgttttgttttgtttttattttttttcctgggcCACTATGCATAAAGACTGGAAAAACAGTGACATGCAAAAGAATGTTTAAAGGTACTGGGGAAAGTGTTGGCTTGTGCAGAACTATAAGTGAAAGGATGAATTTTATGTCAGTTTCCTTGTTGCTTCATGCATGAAGAatcttttgtgaaaatttcaacccTATACAACTCATATTGTCagagatatgaatgaaagtatgaaagtgaaatgaaagttTTACAGGTAATGCACACACACTAtcatacataatttttttttccaatgactATTTTTCCAAAGATTTTGCAATATTAAGGCTTCAGACATACATAAATTTACCATTTCACATCATAACTCAGCACTTTTGCATTCTCCCCCTCTACACTCTTCCCCAGTACCTTTAAGTCACACAGGTGTGTCATGAGACATACAACTTATGTAGTCATCATTTAATGGACTAGAAATGTTTTGAATCTTATTATGTAAATCACTGTTAATGAACCACACAATAGCCTTTAGGGCTATTTGTTTCAAGGTTGACAGGTATGAAATAGCCCTGTGTTTGATATTACTATTCCTGATATTGGAGTATTAGCCTTAATATTATGTAAAACCTGCACTCTAAATAATCTTATCTtaattatgaaatgaaagtCTTAATTATGTAAGATGACAAGTTGATATGTGCTGTGGTGATGATTTATTTCTTGCCTGTGAAGAGATGCAATGCAAAGGTGTCCCCATCTCTGGTGGCTGTGGTGTCCAACTGTCAGAGGTTTAGTGTTAGTTTGCATGTTCCTGCTCGAAGCCTTTAGCCTTTACAAATTTCCTTGAAATCTGATAAGAAATATCGAGGAGAGTGCTGTCTGTGTTTCTTTTAGGAATTTCATTTTGTAGCCTTTATTGGCTCGGTTAGAATTTTAGACCAGCTGCATCCTGCATGGAAATGAAGGTTAACATGACTAAGATGAGGTAGGAGTGTCTATTGATGatgtacacatattttgatACAAGCCGTGTTTTTAATAGACAGTGGCTTGTGACTGTGAAGGTCAGAGGTCTGTGAAGGTTAACTTTACCTGATTTTTATACCATTCCTTGTTTAATTTCTACTAGTGAAACAAATGATTACATTGTTCAGAAATAATGTAAACCAAAGCCTCTGTAGCATTGTAATGTAACTTAGGTCAGATATATAAGTAATCAGGGGTTGAATAAACTTGattggtaaaaaagaaaaaaagaatgtcactATTTGTGACTGTTTCAGGTACACTTGTATGATGGTCACTACATAACAGTGTTTTAACTATAGAAAAACAGTACTTAGTTACGGTCAAGGGTGCAGATTTAATGACATCTTTGTGTGAGTACATGTAACTATATGTAAACATcatacccatttttttttttttttaatctgagcTACACGACTCCTACATACCATCCTGATAATATCTGATGAAGTATAAAAAATTGCACCAAATTTATTGCTCTATAAATAGGGGCAGTGATTTTCTGTTTCAAAAAATTGCCTTTTCCgtttcagaaaatcatgaattccgTTTCAACATGGCGAAAAAATGGAAATTCCGTTTTCCCATAGGAATTGTACATacaaaaaatgcaaattccgtttacatgtatttgcatgcaaaaatggaaaaaaaaaattaaatgattgCTATTTGAAGTTTGTGTACCTGTGTAATCGCGTATACATCATACAGTATCCTTTatgcatattgtatacataCCTGATGATTTATGTGGTCTAAAACTGATGTTCAGTGTCTGCATTGTAGTATAACATTGTCATCATACGAGTGTTTTCTGGAGTAAGTTTCTCCCTCTTATCGGTCAAGATATGCTTGTATTGCGAGAAGCTCCTTTCCACGTCGACACTGGACACTGGCATCCATATGGCATCCTTGGCAATCCTGGCAAGATGTGGGTACCGGCTGGACATTGATTCCCAGAATCGTTGGAGATCAAGTGGGACTGGTATTTCCTTTGCCTTCAACCTGGTGTACATCGACCACTCCTCCACGACAGCTGGCTCCAGATTGCTCAACCCTGGGATCCTCTGATAGTCACCAATGTCAAGTGAAATGGATCCCAGCTGCCTGGGATCGAATATACGCGCTGCCTTGTAGAAAGTGAGAGCGGGGTGTTGTTGAACATGTTTGTCAATTTTCTCGTAGGCTCTCTGGAAGACAGACCTGAAAGTTTTTGTAATTCTGTCCCTATCCCCCTTTGACTTCCGCTCCAGCAACTTGTCAGTGGCCTCCCCAAATGAAGTCTTCTCTGTGCCAGCAACAAGATATGAACAGACATCTTCAATTGTGTTGAAGACTGTGCAAGCCAAGGGATTGTGGGTGCCTTCCAAACTGGTTAGTACTGCCACCAGCAGTGAAGAATGTGCCGTGATGAAGTTCATAATCAGCTGCAACTCCTGATAGATCTCTTTGTTTGTGAGCAGCTCCAGGATGGTTTCCACTGCAATACCCTTGCTGTCTTCCTGTTTGAAGAAACCCTCATAGACGTGAAGATGTGCCAGATGATACTTGACAGCGTGAAACCATGAGTTCCATCTTGTGGACACAGGTACTGGTGGAAGTTTGACCTCGTCAGGAGGGAGATATTCTCGAAGAAACTTGAGATACCTTGATTTGCGAGCTGGTTTCTTGTAGAAAGCGGACTTCATCATTTTGACCAGAGTGTCAACTCTACCAAACTCGACGTGGTGTTGGAAAGCTTCTGCTCCCAAGTTGATGATGTGTGCCAggcaaggcacatgaatgctctTAGGAAACAGTGGCTGGAGGACCTCCCTGGCAGCTTTTTTGCAGTAGGCTGCACTGTCTGTGACCACagcaatgacgtcatcaaatttaatGCCCACGTTCATCAAGGCCTTAATGATCGCTTGGCTCAGCGTTGAATGGTTGCAAGCCTCCATGGTGCAAACATCGATCAGATAGTATTTGCCCCGCACTCCCGCAATAACATTCAATATGCTACAGTCTCTGATGTCCGTTGTTTCATCTGCGATGATGGATACTTTTTCATCTTTGACAGTTTCCTTCAGAGCTTCAAAGTGAATTTCAAACTGTCTTGGAATGTATACATTTCTCAGTGTTTCAGCTTTGGGTAGAGCACCACCTTGGCTGCAGTGTTTCTCTACGAACGGTCTCAGTTTTTCAACTTTGTTGAGAGGAATATCAGCC
The sequence above is drawn from the Diadema setosum chromosome 19, eeDiaSeto1, whole genome shotgun sequence genome and encodes:
- the LOC140242261 gene encoding uncharacterized protein; amino-acid sequence: MYHNAKKFSERCTSDWSCFISSSALRTLHEQKRNHGKLLPLTEDVVHLTNFLKERGRKSYQRLAADTSDSEAWNDLNEVTLAQITMFNRRRTGEMSKMKLSDYKNLDGLPDSTVIKSLSQLEKELCKKLSRVELVGRRGRSVPALLTSEMEEWISALVDNRHQAGVNPENEYLFARSHSMSLGHIRASDCLRKFSYLSEVKHPDTITGTRLRKQLGTLCQLLSLKENEMDIVANFQGHDLHVHRDFYRLPNEVLQVAKVSKILLSMEQGGEGPSQGETLDSVPVLNEELGDDYGADRLSDAEEAISESHSLCLDAESLVDPVRGTKRKHPPMTRNRNIKKWKQWSPGEKAAVQRHFHQLILTNTLPRKSQIEQCLKEEPILRERTWRNIKDYIRNSFKQNKACR
- the LOC140242260 gene encoding uncharacterized protein, which codes for MATKPKKQKPLSSLSATARANQYPNDFYADGKVMFCKFCSHSVDFVRLDTVKDHLQSKKHIKNKESSLSAPGSSCQSQSNTKRQKTLDSLVKSKDLREAFILDFVKMCTMADIPLNKVEKLRPFVEKHCSQGGALPKAETLRNVYIPRQFEIHFEALKETVKDEKVSIIADETTDIRDCSILNVIAGVRGKYYLIDVCTMEACNHSTLSQAIIKALMNVGIKFDDVIAVVTDSAAYCKKAAREVLQPLFPKSIHVPCLAHIINLGAEAFQHHVEFGRVDTLVKMMKSAFYKKPARKSRYLKFLREYLPPDEVKLPPVPVSTRWNSWFHAVKYHLAHLHVYEGFFKQEDSKGIAVETILELLTNKEIYQELQLIMNFITAHSSLLVAVLTSLEGTHNPLACTVFNTIEDVCSYLVAGTEKTSFGEATDKLLERKSKGDRDRITKTFRSVFQRAYEKIDKHVQQHPALTFYKAARIFDPRQLGSISLDIGDYQRIPGLSNLEPAVVEEWSMYTRLKAKEIPVPLDLQRFWESMSSRYPHLARIAKDAIWMPVSSVDVERSFSQYKHILTDKREKLTPENTRMMTMLYYNADTEHQF